One uncultured Flavobacterium sp. genomic window, TACACTCCAAAAATGTGAAGCAAATCTAGCTTTCCCTCCGTCTTTTACTATTTCTTCGTAAGGAACCATTTGGTGATAAACAAACCATACCGTAGCAATCATTAACGCAACTGTAAATATTTTAGGAAAAATACTTTTACGAGAAGCATTTAACAACCAGATCGAGATTAAATAAGACGCTAATGCTCCTAATAATGGCGCTAAAACAATAAAAGCAATAATGATAAGAACTCCTGAAGGCATTCCGCCATCTTTTCCTGCTTTATACCAACTTACGATTTCGTACCAATAATGTGTAACTCCATCTTCACCAACATAACCCGAAAAACCATGTACAGCGATCGCGTGAGCAACTGCTGCTCCTGCAAAACCACCAATTAATGTATGTGATGAACTTGACGGAATTCCTAACCACCAAGTCAATAAATTCCAACAAATTGCTGCAATAACCCCAGCCAGAATCACGACCAGATTAATCTCCATGGTGTGGGCTGTTTTTGCAACAGTATCCGCAACACCAAATCCGAAAACCCAATAGGCCAGAAAGTTAAAAAATGCTGCCCAAAGAACGGCCTGAAAAGGCGTTAGTACCTTTGTAGCAACAACAGTAGCTATAGCATTTGCCGCATCATGAAAACCATTGATGTAATCAAAAATTAAAGCTAATACTATAATAATTATAAGTAGCGTCATAAAATTATAACTTCAGAATGAAATAAATTGAATTTAAGAATGTTTTACAGAAATAGATTCCAGTATGTTCGCAACACTCTTACATTTGTCTGTTGCTGATTCTAAAACAGATAACACTTCTTTATATTTAATAATATTTTTAGCGTCTGTTTCGTTTTCAAAAATTTCAAAAACTGCTTTGTTATAAACGTTATCAGATTTATTTTCTAGTTTATTAATTCTCGCACAAGCTTCCTTAATAATGTTCATGTTTTTCAAGTTGCTCAACTCTTTTACAGCACTGTCAATATTTTGACAAGCTTCCAGGTTGATTTCTGTCATTTTTCTGATAGATTTTGTAATCTTATCAACTTGATATAATCTCATTCTGCTTGCTGCACCATGAAGGTAATCAGCAACGTTATCAATTGAAGTAATTAATGTATGAATATCCTCTCTATCAAATGGAGTAATGAAGTTTCTGCTCAATTCAAGATTGGTCTGACGTGTAATGTCTTCTCCTTTTTGCTCTAACTCATCAATCTTTTGAAAAAGAACTTCTCTTTCTTTCAATGGAAGATTTACAGCTTCGTGTAAATTAGAAGCTAATTCGATCAAATTGCTTGAAGCCTCTTCAAAAAGTGGAAAGAATTTCTTGTCTTTCGGCACTAAAAATTGGAAAATACTGTTTATTGACATTTTTTTATTTTTGATAGTGCAAAATTACTTCAATATTATTTTGCTATGTTAAGCCATTGTTAACAAATCGTTTTCAATTTGGAAACTATTCAGGAATAACACCGTTTTTTCGATGTCATAATGTAAGATCCTGTCTTCTTTTACCAAAGGTACAACCTCTCTGTAACTACTCAAAAACATTTCGATAAAATCACTCGATTTTAAAGGTTCTCTGTAAGCAATCGCTTGTGACGCATTCATTAACTCAATTGCCAAAATACGCTCTAAATTATCCATAACACGCAAAGCTTTTGTAGCTCCGTTTGCTCCCATACTCACATGATCTTCCTGTCCATTACTAGAAACAATACTATCAATACTTGATGGAGTTGCCAATTGTTTGTTTTGGCTTGCAATACTTGCTGCGGTATATTGCGGAATCATAAATCCTGAATTCAATCCGGGATTATCAACCAAAAATGCCGGAAGATTACGCAAACCAGAGATCAGTTGATATGTTCTTCTTTCAGAAATACTTCCTAACTCAGCCAAAGCAATTGCCATAAAGTCTAAAGCTAAAGCCAAAGGCTGCCCGTGGAAATTTCCTCCTGAGATAATCTGATCTGCTTCGATAAATATATTTGGATTATCAGTAACCGAATTAATTTCGGTCTTGAATACTTTTCTAACATAATCAATCGCATCTTTTGAAGCTCCGTGAACCTGAGGAATACAACGGAAAGAATAGGGATCCTGAACGTGTTTTTTCTCCTGTGCAATAATTTCACTGCCTTCAAGAAACTCATTAACACGTTGCGCCGTAACAATTTGTCCTTTGTGAGGACGTATAAAATGAATCAATTCGTTAAAAGGCTCAATTCTTCCATCAAAACCTTCCAATGAAATCGTTCCAATTAAATCGGCTAAATAAGAATATTTATACGCTTTTAATAAAATGTGAGCTCCATAAGCACTCATAAACTGAGTTCCGTTTAATAAAGCCAAACCTTCTTTTGACTGCAAAACAATTGGTTCCCAGTTAAAATGTTTTAAAACATCTGCCGAAGCCATTTTTTTATCTTCAAAAAGCACTTCTCCTTCTCCTAATAAAGGCAAAGACAAATGTGCCAACGGTGCCAAATCTCCAGAAGCTCCAAGTGAACCTTGTGTATAAATTATCGGTAAGATATCATTATTGTAAAAATCTACTAAACGCTGTAAAGTTTGCAATTGAACTCCTGAATGACCATAGCTCAACGATTGAATTTTAAGCAACAACATCATTTTTACAATCTCAGCCGGTACTTCCTCGCCAGTTCCACATGCATGTGATTTTACAAGGTTTTCCTGAAGTTGTGATAAATTTTCGTTTGAGATTTTCACATTACAAAGTGATCCAAAACCGGTATTGATACCATAAATAGGCTCAGAATGCGTAGCCATTTTTTTATCTAAATAATCACGGCATTTTTGAACATTTACTTTAGCTTCTTCAGACAATTCAAGTGTTTTTTGATTCACAATAATTTCTTGTAAAGCTTCTAAACCTAAAGTTTCAGTACTTATATAATGGATTTCTCTCATGATGTTTATAATTTAAGACCCCAAAATTCAACAAATCAATATTAAAAAGCAACA contains:
- a CDS encoding DUF47 family protein, translated to MSINSIFQFLVPKDKKFFPLFEEASSNLIELASNLHEAVNLPLKEREVLFQKIDELEQKGEDITRQTNLELSRNFITPFDREDIHTLITSIDNVADYLHGAASRMRLYQVDKITKSIRKMTEINLEACQNIDSAVKELSNLKNMNIIKEACARINKLENKSDNVYNKAVFEIFENETDAKNIIKYKEVLSVLESATDKCKSVANILESISVKHS
- a CDS encoding inorganic phosphate transporter encodes the protein MTLLIIIIVLALIFDYINGFHDAANAIATVVATKVLTPFQAVLWAAFFNFLAYWVFGFGVADTVAKTAHTMEINLVVILAGVIAAICWNLLTWWLGIPSSSSHTLIGGFAGAAVAHAIAVHGFSGYVGEDGVTHYWYEIVSWYKAGKDGGMPSGVLIIIAFIVLAPLLGALASYLISIWLLNASRKSIFPKIFTVALMIATVWFVYHQMVPYEEIVKDGGKARFASHFWSV
- the hutH gene encoding histidine ammonia-lyase, coding for MREIHYISTETLGLEALQEIIVNQKTLELSEEAKVNVQKCRDYLDKKMATHSEPIYGINTGFGSLCNVKISNENLSQLQENLVKSHACGTGEEVPAEIVKMMLLLKIQSLSYGHSGVQLQTLQRLVDFYNNDILPIIYTQGSLGASGDLAPLAHLSLPLLGEGEVLFEDKKMASADVLKHFNWEPIVLQSKEGLALLNGTQFMSAYGAHILLKAYKYSYLADLIGTISLEGFDGRIEPFNELIHFIRPHKGQIVTAQRVNEFLEGSEIIAQEKKHVQDPYSFRCIPQVHGASKDAIDYVRKVFKTEINSVTDNPNIFIEADQIISGGNFHGQPLALALDFMAIALAELGSISERRTYQLISGLRNLPAFLVDNPGLNSGFMIPQYTAASIASQNKQLATPSSIDSIVSSNGQEDHVSMGANGATKALRVMDNLERILAIELMNASQAIAYREPLKSSDFIEMFLSSYREVVPLVKEDRILHYDIEKTVLFLNSFQIENDLLTMA